TCAAAACCGTATTCAGCGGAAGTCCGCGAACTTTAAAAGAAGACAGCGGAACACTAAAAGAAGACAGCGGAACTCTAAAGGAAGACAGCGGAACTCTAAAGGAAGACAGCGGAACTCTAAAAGTAGAAAGCAGAACACTAAAAGAAGACAGCGGAACTCTAAAGGAAGACAGCGGAACTCTAAAAGTAGAAAGCAGAACTCTAAAAGAAGAAAGCAGAACTCTAAAAGAAGAAAGCAGAACTCTAAAAGAAGAAAGCAGAACTCTAAAAGAAGAAAGCAAAACACTAAAAGAAGAAAGCGGAACTTCCAAGGAATATGCAACAGATTTCCCAATTGCCCGCGTTTGGCGACCGCTAAACGCATCTAACCAATTAAAAAACAAACGTCATGAAAAAGGATTATGTACCCGGAAGTAATGGAGCATTCAGATCATGGGTCATCTCGCTCTACTCATTTGTAAGCAACAATGCTGTGGAATGGGACCTGCCCGTTTCAGTGGTACCAGAGTTTGATTCCATGCTCACAGAGTTCCTAGCGCTTTTTGCCACTGTAGAAAACAAGCGCACCCGCACCACCGAACAAGTACTTACCTACGAAAGCTATAAGGCTGAGTTCACCACCTTTCTGCGAAGCTTGGTGCAGGTGCATCTGGTGCGCAATTCACAGATTCCTTACGCCACCAAAATTGCCATGAACCTCAATCCACGCGTTGGAAGTAGCGAACGGCCCGACATTGACAGTGAACCGATCATCGTGCTTACCAATGCGGCCAGAGGTGTTATCAAGATCAAATTACTGGTGCTCGATATGGGCAAACGCCCTAAGATTCACCCAAATGCCAACGGTGCCGAGCTGCGCTTCTACATCAGTGCTGTGCCAACACAGGTGCAAGCGGCCAAACCAGAAGCATCTACCGATAGCCCGCAGGAACCAACACCGACACCAACACCCATTCCGATTCCTACACCTACGCCCAACACAGCGGCTAGCAACAAGGATGTGTTTGTGATGGATACCTTCTTCACCACGCGTGGTAGCTTCGACCGAAAAATGGAGAACTACCTAGGCAAAGCATTTGTGGTGCAAGGCCGATGGGTGAACACCACTGATGCCGAAAAGAATGGCACCTGGTCTGATTTCTTCACCATTATTATTGCGTAGCCAATGGCCTTCTTCGCAGGCAGCTACCTTCTGAACCCCGTTGGGCCTTGGCCTGGCGGGGTTCTTTTTTTTTGTAAATGTGGCATGCTAAGGGATGAAAAAACACAGGATTGAGGTGATAGAGTGTTGGAAGTTTGGATTGGGATTTGTAGTATTGGCGGGTATAAACATCACAAGGCTAGAAGTAAGAATTACGCATAGCACGCCAAGTGCCAAACCAACTTAAAGACCACTGCCATATACGCACATGTCAGTACAAAAGACTTAAACAAAATAGTGAGCCCTTTAGACCGTATTTTTGATGATAGAGAGCTGAAAAACAATAAATTAGCAGCACCAACTCGAAAGGCGGCTATGAATGGTATAACTGATATCCCCTAGTTGGCGGTAATTGTTGAAGCCGTTTGAAAGTGCGGCTCTAAATTGAAAACTAAGCAGTTTCTACGTTGAAACTTACGGACGACAAGCAAGTCAACACCACGAAGAAATTTAAGCCCTTACTTTATTGCAGCGAAACGTTGGTAGCAATTAAAAACAAAATCACACATGAAAAAACAGTTTTATTTAATGCTTTCAATGCTTTTACTATCTGTAATTGCACTATCGCAAGAAGGAGTTATTCCAGTTGGAGTTACCAGCACATCAAATCCGCACTACCTAGAACCTCTGGAAAGTAATTACCTACCTGAATGTTACACGTCTTTAGCAAAGAAAGGGGCTTACTTAAGATTATCAAATCCTAAAACTGGAATGACCGCATTGTTCATAGTAAGAGGCTCTATTCAATCAGGAACTTTTGGTAATGTAACCGTTACACTTGATTATTTCTCTTTATTAAAAGACGCTAACAATAGTACTTTCAATGAATACCTGTACTGTGGTGTAGTAAGTGAATCTGATGCTTTAACTGAAATAGCAACATTAAAAGAGAATGATGAAAAGAGTAAAATAAGGTCAGAAGAATTTGCAATTAGACTAGCTGAAAATAAGAGAGTCAGAGATAGTATATCTGATAGACTTGAAGCTAATGGAATGGAGACTTCGATAACTTATTATGCTATCAATAATAATTTTGAAGGAGCGTTAGCTAATATTACTGCGGACACTTCCGATACTGGATATTCGCAATTTGGAGGTTTTAGCGCAGCTTCTTCGAATATACCAGTAGGGACTTTCCTTAGAGTCACGTATATGGAGGGCACTAGGTATGAGAAAGTAATATACGTTGAAGTCGTAAAAAAAATATCAATTCAACATAGTGACGTTGATTTAATTGTGTTTAAGGAAGCTTATAAGAGTTTAGGTATAAGTATTGCTAAAAAACAATGCTCTGTGATTTACGAGATTATATCTAAAGAAGAGTATTTGACTCTATCAAACCAGGATAATATTAATAAGTAGTTGGTTTATGTTTTGAGTGTTTCATGACTCTGGTAATGCAGTAGATTTTAAATACTGTTCTTCCAAGTCAATCTCGACAAGTCTAAAAATGACCCTCAGTTTATTTTGATATATCAACGTTTGACAAAAAAATTAAAACAACTACCGCCAACATCTGCTATCAAAATAGGGCGTGACGACAGGTACGCAAGCCTTGGTGGTTCCTACCCAGTTCGGTTTCGGCTGAAAGGACGAAGCAGTTAAAGCCCTATTTTTCATAGCAGTAACCGTTGTGTGTAATTTTAAATGAGGACAGCGCTGACAATTTTTCTGACACTCACTTGTCTGACGATATTTGCCCAGACGGTTGTGACTGGAACGTTGGTTGACAGTAAGACATTGGAACCAATAAACTATGGAAATGTATTTATTCCAAAAACAGGCATTGGTTGTACGGTAAACACAACCGGCAGTTTTTCACTTAATGTTGGTCAAAGCACGGTAATCGAAGTTGGGGCAATAGGTTATCCTAAGCATGTAATTTATAATCTAAAGCAGGATGTTGATACCATAAGCCTTGGTCAAATTCATTTGGTATATGTCGGTTCCAGCGGTTTTGTGACCGTTGCTAAAAAAAGGTTTCTATCAAAGAAGACAAGATTGGTTTGCGTTCCTTATGACAATACGAAAGAGATTAATTCTGAAGACTTTGTAATTAAATGTCCGAAAGGGGGTGTTTGCTATAAATGGGAGTATGACGAAGCGGCCTTTTTGATGTCGTTGAATTTTGAAATGATAAAAAACTACACACAACACCAACCATCAAAATAGGGCGTGACGTGTTTGCCGCAAGTTCATCACGGTTTGCAGTTTTCGCTTTCGGGCGAAAGGACGACAGGATTAAAGCCCTATTTTCATAGTTGTAAAACGTTGGCAAACATTTTAAAAACCAAACACATGAAACACACAATCTTAACTACGCTTCTCACTGCCCTTATCATCACTGCATTTGGTCAATCATTTGAAGGGACAGTAACCTATGAAATGGAAATCAAGAACCCAATGCCTGACAAGATTCCTGATAGTCTCTTTTTTGCAAGCATTGGAGGTGTTTCGAAGTTTACTCAGGTATACAACTACAAAGACAACCTCTATAAATCGGAAATTAAAGAAACAGGGTTGGTTCAGTTATATGACCCAAAAACCAATCGTCTGTACAGTTACAATGCGGCAAAAGATTCCGCAGCTTGGTCAGACGGGTCAAAGTACATGGACGAGTTGGTTGAAGCCAGGAAACTCGATGAAAAAGAAACAATACTTGGCGTGGAATGCAATGCTATTGTGGTTAAATCGACACTTGCCGAGACTACCTACTACTATTCGGACAAGTACAAAATGGACCCGAAGTTGTTTAAGGGACATAAATACGGTTTGTGGGAAGATTATCTCAAAGAAACTGGAGCCTTACCTCTGAAGTTTGTTGTGAAGTCACCCTTCTCGAATATGGTAACCACTGCTGTGGACATCAAAGAAGAACAACTTTCAAACGACCTATTTAAACTGCCTAAGTTCAAATCAGTGGTTAAGAATCTGTTCTGACTGCCAAACGCCTTTTATCCGCCTTACGCTCACAATGACAAATCCCCCGATACCTTAATCGGAATGAAAACGATTGTAGTTGGTTTAGTTTCTTGCCTTGCT
This genomic window from Flavobacteriales bacterium contains:
- a CDS encoding carboxypeptidase-like regulatory domain-containing protein, which produces MRTALTIFLTLTCLTIFAQTVVTGTLVDSKTLEPINYGNVFIPKTGIGCTVNTTGSFSLNVGQSTVIEVGAIGYPKHVIYNLKQDVDTISLGQIHLVYVGSSGFVTVAKKRFLSKKTRLVCVPYDNTKEINSEDFVIKCPKGGVCYKWEYDEAAFLMSLNFEMIKNYTQHQPSK